In a genomic window of Thalassophryne amazonica chromosome 12, fThaAma1.1, whole genome shotgun sequence:
- the LOC117522329 gene encoding zona pellucida sperm-binding protein 4-like — protein sequence MSFFKYLFGVVIVALSSLLTTQRQWSSAQQYSLLHQQQPKIPPTPPPSDKCHQVEEAQKVECGTSGVTPDQCEALSCCYDGRRCYYGKAITVQCTKDGQFIVVVSQEATRPPLDVDSIGLLDTSGAACQPAGINSGFVIFQFPVTECGSTVKEEDYIVYENYIVSSYLVGLGPRGSITRDSTFELLFQCRYSSKDIEALIIDVNTLPPPQSVAVDGPLRVELRLAKGECHVKGCVEEVAAYSSFYTDTDYPITKMLREPVYVDVRLLERSDPNIVLLLEHCWATSNPEPESLPQWDLLFNGCPYKDSDLYLTEVLPVDDSEIPYPSHHKHFVMKMFTFVDQDLIPQRTMVYIHCTTTLCHQSSIDSCEQTCYRQRRATSAVRKVSSGQKLQVSSGKVILTDQRAVHKEN from the exons ATGAGCTTTTTCAAGTACTTGTTTGGCGTTGTGATTGTTGCTTTGTCTTCTTTGCTTACTACTCAGCGTCAGTGGTCGTCAGCTCAGCAATACTCACTACTTCATCAGCAGCAGCCCAAGATCCCACCAACACCACCTCCTTCTGACAAGTGTCACCAGGTAGAAGAAGCTCAGAAGGTCGAGTGTGGGACTTCAGGAGTCACTCCTGATCAATGTGAAGCCTTGAGCTGCTGCTATGATGGACGTCGGTGCTACTATGGGAAAGCAA TAACTGTGCAGTGCACCAAAGATGGCCAATTCATCGTGGTGGTGTCTCAGGAAGCCACCCGTCCTCCTCTGGATGTTGATTCCATTGGCTTGCTGGATACCAGTGGTGCAGCCTGCCAACCTGCTGGTATCAACTCTGGCTTTGTTATCTTTCAGTTCCCTGTGACTGAATGTGGTTCAACTGTAAAG GAAGAAGACTACATTGTCTATGAAAACTACATAGTCTCTTCATATTTAGTTGGACTTGGACCCAGAGGCTCAATCACCCGGGATAGCACTTTTGA GTTACTATTTCAGTGCCGGTACTCTAGCAAAGATATTGAGGCTCTAATTATCGACGTGAACACACTTCCTCCACCTCAGTCAGTGGCTGTTGATGGACCCCTCAGAGTGGAGCTCAGACTCGCGAAGGGTGAATGCCATGTGAAGGGATGTGTGGAAG AGGTGGCGGCGTACAGCTCTTTCTATACTGACACTGACTACCCAATCACTAAAATGCTGAGGGAACCAGTCTATGTCGATGTGCGTCTCCTGGAGAGGTCCGATCCAAACATCGTTCTGCTTCTGGAGCATTGTTGGGCCACTTCCAACCCTGAACCTGAGAGTCTACCACAATGGGACCTCCTGTTTAATGG GTGTCCATACAAAGACAGTGACCTCTACTTAACTGAAGTCTTGCCTGTGGATGACTCAGAAATTCCCTACCCATCCCACCACAAGCACTTTGTCATGAAGATGTTCACATTTGTGGATCAAGATCTTATTCCTCAGAGGACCATG GTCTATATCCACTGCACTACTACTCTATGCCACCAAAGCAGCATAGACTCCTGTGAACAGACATGCTACAGGCAAC GAAGGGCAACCTCTGCAGTGAGGAAGGTCTCTTCAGGACAGAAGCTACAAGTGTCAAGTGGGAAGGTCATCTTGACTGACCAGAGAGCTGTCCACAAGGAGAACTAA